GCTGAAGCGGGGCCGCCATGCCGGCTTGATGCGGGGGACGCCGTTGATGTACTCCACCTTCATCAGGATCGCACCTCGCTGACCAGCGACCGCAAGAACGGCTCGACATCGGTCACCAGGCCGACGGTTTGGAAGCTGCCGCGGTCGCTCAGCTTGATGACGGTCGACGGGTTGATGTCCACGCACACCACCTTCACCCAGGCCGGCAGCAGGTTGCCGACGGCGATGGAGTGCAGCGTGGTGGCGATCATCAGGCAGAACGTGACGTCGCGGATCCCGTCGCGCATCTGCCGCTGCGCGTCCAGCACATCGGTGATGACATCGGGCAGCGGGCCGTCGTCGCGGATGCTGCCGGCCAGCAGGAAATCGACGTTGTGCTTCACACAATCGTGCATGACCCCGGAGGTGAGCATCCCTTGGTCGACGGCTGCGGCAATCGACCCCGCGCGGCGGACCCGGTTAATGGCCCGCAGGTGGTGCTCGTGACCCGCCTCGGCGATGGTGGCGTCGTCCAGGTGCACGCCCAGGCTGGTGCCGAACATCGCCTGCTCGATGTCGTGCGTGGCCAGGGCGTTGCCGGCGAACAGCTTGTGCACGTAGCCGCCCTGGATCAGCTCAGACAGCAACGGGCCGCTGCCGGTGTGCACGATCGCCGGGCCGCCGACAATCAGCGTCTTGCCGCGGCCCGCCCGGTTCTCGCGGAGCAGCTCGGCGATCTTACGCACCTGGGCGGCCTTGGGCTTCTCGGTCGACACAGCGCTGTTCATGAACGCGAACGCGTGCCCGCCGTCGTCGCCGCGGTCGGGGGGGAACACCCGCACGCCGGCGTGGCCGATCACGACCCGATCGCCTGGCTTGACATCGGACATCGGCACGCAGCGGGGCCCGGCCTCCGAATCGATCACGACGCCGCAGTCCATCTCCTGGTCGGCGACCCCCACCCAGTGATCGCCGAGTCGCACCTCGGTCCGCTGGTTGGTCGAAGAGTAGAAGCCTTCGGGCAGCACGCCGGCCTGCGTGACGGGCTCGGTTTGGCAGTCGACGCTGTGTACGGGCACGGCGCCGTGGTCGGAGATGGCGGCCAGGATCGCCTGCAGGGCGGGCTCGCTGGGGGCACGCACCTCGACCAACGCGCGGCTGGGGTCGTTGCGGCCCTGGCCGATGGTAATCGACTTGATCTTGAACGTTCCCCCGCCCGAGGTGACGGTGTCGAGCACCTTGGGCAGGATCAGGCTATCGATGATGTGGCCGGCGACCTCGACATCTTCGACGTGGTCGGCGGGGCTAGCGTCGGGCATGGCGGTCCTCTCCCTTCCGGACGGTTTACGCAGATTGCCAGCTCGGCCGGGGCGGCGGGTCCGACTTCCTGAGTCGGCCACAAACCCCTATAATGATGAATCTTACGTCTAATCGGCGCCGCAGGCAGGCGCCACGGCCGGCAAAAAAGCCGTATCGGAACCAACCGAGTCAAATGAGCGATCAAAACAAGAGCAACTGGGACGAACTCGCGAGCCAGCTAGGCGCCGCTCCCTCGGATGAGGTTGAGCAG
This genomic interval from Posidoniimonas corsicana contains the following:
- a CDS encoding ornithine cyclodeaminase; this translates as MPDASPADHVEDVEVAGHIIDSLILPKVLDTVTSGGGTFKIKSITIGQGRNDPSRALVEVRAPSEPALQAILAAISDHGAVPVHSVDCQTEPVTQAGVLPEGFYSSTNQRTEVRLGDHWVGVADQEMDCGVVIDSEAGPRCVPMSDVKPGDRVVIGHAGVRVFPPDRGDDGGHAFAFMNSAVSTEKPKAAQVRKIAELLRENRAGRGKTLIVGGPAIVHTGSGPLLSELIQGGYVHKLFAGNALATHDIEQAMFGTSLGVHLDDATIAEAGHEHHLRAINRVRRAGSIAAAVDQGMLTSGVMHDCVKHNVDFLLAGSIRDDGPLPDVITDVLDAQRQMRDGIRDVTFCLMIATTLHSIAVGNLLPAWVKVVCVDINPSTVIKLSDRGSFQTVGLVTDVEPFLRSLVSEVRS